In Candidatus Afararchaeum irisae, a single window of DNA contains:
- a CDS encoding response regulator, with protein sequence MDSPTRILVVDDDEVADSLEQSHSGFDVETASCYTDCLERIVSVDYDYDCVVSGYGVPGGDGVKLLESVRDRFPDLPFILYTDSGSEEIASKAISADVTDYLTKDRHADGDPDHEALARRILGAVEDYHAKKEDGVGEHDALSRRIDLDGDVDVDVDVDVETVSQSLKEPIVAVDATGQIAFANTTSRLGTCSP encoded by the coding sequence ATGGACAGCCCGACCCGGATCCTGGTTGTCGACGACGACGAAGTCGCCGACTCCCTGGAACAGAGCCACAGCGGGTTCGACGTCGAAACCGCGTCGTGCTATACAGACTGTCTCGAACGGATAGTCTCGGTTGACTACGACTACGACTGCGTGGTCAGCGGCTACGGAGTACCCGGAGGAGATGGTGTCAAGCTACTCGAATCCGTGCGCGATAGGTTTCCCGATCTTCCCTTCATTCTGTACACTGACAGTGGCTCGGAGGAGATCGCTAGCAAGGCTATTTCAGCAGATGTCACTGACTACCTTACGAAAGACAGACACGCCGACGGTGATCCGGATCACGAGGCACTAGCCCGCAGGATACTCGGTGCAGTTGAGGATTACCACGCCAAAAAGGAAGACGGGGTAGGCGAGCATGACGCCTTGTCTCGGCGTATCGATCTGGATGGGGACGTAGATGTGGATGTTGACGTTGACGTGGAGACAGTCTCCCAGAGCCTCAAAGAGCCTATCGTCGCGGTCGATGCCACCGGTCAGATCGCGTTCGCTAACACGACATCCCGACTCGGCACCTGTTCCCCCTAA
- a CDS encoding PAS domain S-box protein — MEVKEDGSRIGSVVVWRDITERKQMESELRRRERQFRAMFERHSAPMLLIEPDTGSIQEANQAAVEFYGYSDDELTSMGIQEINILSPEQVEEERKKAERQDRNHFIFEHELADGEIRTVEVHSSPIELEGDELLFSIIHDITEKRRQEKVRKRFERAIEETGHAVYITDADGVIEYVNPAFERITGYTTEEAIGKTPRILKSGRMDDDYYEELWETVESGKIWSEEIYDQRKSGDIYIAHQTIAPITQDGEITGYVAIQNDVSERKEYEHEIEKKNRQLSVMDRVLRHNLRNDLNVVKGHAELIRDSVGRGEDRNSVDIRSHSETIIDETQQLLRTADKQREITKLLADPSSVGEVDIAAMIESKVEKFREKYPDADISVSVAESEISVRAIPEIGTALEELIDNSLSHSDRSTPKVDVELTLDEEEAVVEVRDNGSGIPEMERKVLTDNESIEPLYHGSGLGLWLVKEIIDQSGGSLDFDERESRGSTVRLRLGLL, encoded by the coding sequence ATGGAAGTGAAAGAAGACGGTTCGAGGATCGGGTCAGTAGTAGTCTGGCGCGACATCACCGAACGCAAACAGATGGAGTCCGAGCTTCGGAGACGTGAGAGGCAGTTCCGTGCTATGTTTGAGCGCCACAGTGCTCCCATGCTTCTGATCGAACCCGATACGGGTAGTATCCAGGAGGCGAACCAGGCGGCGGTCGAGTTCTACGGCTACTCAGACGACGAACTCACGTCGATGGGAATACAGGAGATAAATATTCTCTCCCCGGAACAGGTCGAGGAGGAACGTAAGAAGGCGGAGAGACAAGACCGCAATCACTTCATCTTTGAGCACGAGCTCGCTGACGGTGAGATCCGTACCGTCGAGGTACATTCGTCCCCGATCGAGTTAGAGGGCGACGAGCTTCTCTTCTCGATCATACACGATATTACCGAGAAGAGGAGACAGGAGAAAGTCAGAAAGCGGTTCGAACGAGCCATCGAGGAGACGGGACATGCCGTCTATATCACCGATGCAGACGGCGTGATAGAGTACGTCAATCCGGCGTTCGAACGTATAACAGGCTACACCACTGAGGAGGCTATCGGTAAGACGCCTCGTATTCTCAAGTCGGGAAGGATGGATGACGACTACTACGAGGAGCTATGGGAGACTGTGGAGTCGGGGAAGATATGGAGCGAGGAGATATACGATCAGCGGAAGTCGGGAGACATATACATCGCTCACCAGACGATAGCCCCGATCACTCAGGACGGAGAGATAACCGGATACGTCGCCATCCAGAATGATGTCTCAGAGCGTAAGGAGTACGAGCACGAGATAGAGAAAAAGAACAGACAGCTTTCGGTCATGGATCGTGTCCTCCGCCATAACCTACGTAACGACCTCAACGTCGTCAAGGGACACGCCGAGCTAATCAGGGATAGTGTCGGAAGAGGAGAAGATAGGAACTCCGTAGATATCAGATCCCATTCAGAAACGATCATAGACGAGACTCAACAGCTTCTCAGGACTGCCGACAAGCAGCGTGAGATCACGAAGCTTCTCGCCGATCCTTCGTCGGTAGGCGAGGTTGACATCGCGGCAATGATCGAGTCGAAAGTCGAGAAGTTCCGTGAGAAGTACCCCGACGCCGACATATCCGTGTCGGTCGCCGAGTCCGAGATTTCTGTCAGAGCCATACCCGAGATAGGAACCGCTCTTGAGGAGCTAATCGACAACTCGTTGTCCCACTCCGACCGGTCGACACCTAAGGTCGACGTAGAGCTAACACTCGACGAGGAAGAGGCTGTTGTCGAGGTCAGGGACAACGGTTCGGGAATCCCCGAGATGGAGAGGAAGGTTCTGACAGACAATGAGTCTATCGAGCCACTCTACCACGGAAGCGGTCTCGGACTCTGGCTCGTCAAAGAGATAATCGATCAGAGCGGCGGATCACTCGACTTCGACGAGAGGGAGTCTCGGGGAAGTACTGTCAGACTCCGTCTCGGACTACTTTAA
- the katG gene encoding catalase/peroxidase HPI, translating into MRKSPQDWWPDQLDLSILDKNARDVSPYDEDFDYAEEFESVDLDAVKEDIKEVMTDSKDWWPADYGHYGPLFIRMAWHSAGTYRTVDGRGGASGGRQRLPPLDSWPDNVNLDKARRLLSPVKHKYGRKLSWADLIVLAGNVALESMGFETFGFAGGREDDFEPDEAVDWGPEDEWEVTSEDRFDEEGELRNPLGNTVMGLIYVNPEGPNGEPDLEGSAKNIRQAFDRMAMNDEETVALIAGGHTFGKVHGAEDPDDYVGPEPAAAPIEQQGLGWENEYGEGKGGDTISSGIEGPWTSAPTQWDMGYIANLLDYDWEPHKGPGGAWQWRPVDDRAHDTVPDAHDPSSEVDPMMLTTDIALKKDDDYREILERFEENPDEFQEAFAKAWYKLIHRDMGPPERFLGPEVPDEEMIWQDPIPDADYDLISDGEIDDLKDEILDSDLSVSELVKTAWASASTYRESDKRGGANGARIRLEPQKGWEVNEPEKLEDVLGTLEEIQDEFNSSSSDGKKVSLADLIVLGGNAAVEKAAERAGYDVEVPFEPGRTDAKQEQTDVESFEALKPDADGFRNYVGDGADRSPEDILVDRSELLSLTVPEMTVLVGGMRALGANYDDSDLGVFTEEPETLTNDFFVNLLDNGVEWEESGESGNMTVYEGRDRDTGEVEWKGSRVDLVFGSNSRLRAVADVYASHDGEEKFVEDFVDAWSKVMKLDRFDLS; encoded by the coding sequence ATGAGGAAGTCACCTCAAGACTGGTGGCCTGACCAGCTAGACCTGAGTATTCTCGACAAGAACGCACGTGACGTCAGTCCGTACGATGAAGACTTCGACTACGCTGAGGAGTTCGAGTCAGTCGACCTCGACGCCGTGAAGGAAGACATCAAGGAAGTAATGACTGACTCGAAGGACTGGTGGCCCGCTGACTACGGACATTACGGTCCTCTCTTCATCCGTATGGCGTGGCACAGCGCCGGCACCTACCGTACCGTAGACGGTCGCGGAGGAGCGTCTGGAGGACGTCAACGTCTCCCGCCTCTCGACAGCTGGCCCGACAACGTCAACCTCGACAAGGCGCGACGGCTTCTCTCGCCCGTCAAGCACAAGTACGGACGCAAGCTCTCATGGGCTGACCTAATAGTCCTAGCGGGGAACGTCGCCTTAGAGTCGATGGGGTTCGAGACATTCGGATTCGCGGGAGGACGTGAGGACGACTTCGAGCCCGACGAGGCGGTCGACTGGGGTCCCGAGGACGAGTGGGAGGTCACCTCCGAGGACCGTTTCGACGAGGAAGGCGAGCTCCGTAACCCTCTCGGAAACACCGTGATGGGTCTCATCTACGTCAATCCCGAAGGACCCAACGGAGAGCCCGACCTCGAAGGCTCGGCGAAGAACATCCGTCAGGCGTTCGACCGTATGGCGATGAACGACGAGGAGACTGTCGCACTCATAGCGGGAGGACACACATTCGGAAAGGTTCACGGAGCCGAAGACCCCGACGACTACGTCGGACCTGAGCCCGCCGCAGCCCCAATCGAGCAGCAGGGACTCGGCTGGGAGAACGAGTACGGCGAGGGCAAGGGAGGAGATACAATCAGCAGCGGAATAGAGGGTCCGTGGACGAGCGCGCCGACTCAGTGGGACATGGGTTATATCGCCAACCTCCTCGACTACGACTGGGAGCCTCACAAAGGACCCGGTGGCGCGTGGCAGTGGAGACCCGTCGACGACCGTGCACACGACACCGTCCCCGACGCCCACGATCCCTCGTCGGAGGTCGATCCGATGATGCTCACGACAGACATCGCACTCAAGAAAGACGACGACTACCGCGAGATTCTTGAGCGTTTCGAGGAGAACCCCGACGAGTTCCAGGAAGCCTTCGCTAAGGCGTGGTACAAGCTGATCCACCGTGACATGGGACCCCCCGAGAGGTTCCTCGGTCCCGAGGTTCCCGACGAGGAGATGATCTGGCAGGATCCGATCCCGGATGCCGACTACGACCTTATCAGCGACGGGGAGATCGACGACCTCAAGGACGAGATACTCGACTCCGACCTGTCTGTCTCCGAGTTAGTCAAGACCGCCTGGGCGTCGGCTTCGACCTACCGTGAAAGTGACAAACGTGGAGGCGCGAACGGCGCGCGTATACGTCTCGAACCTCAGAAGGGCTGGGAGGTCAACGAGCCCGAGAAGCTCGAAGACGTACTCGGGACTCTCGAAGAGATACAGGACGAGTTCAACTCGTCGTCTTCCGACGGAAAGAAGGTGTCGCTAGCTGACCTGATCGTTCTGGGCGGAAACGCGGCTGTCGAAAAGGCGGCTGAGAGAGCCGGCTACGACGTAGAGGTGCCGTTCGAGCCCGGGAGGACAGATGCGAAGCAGGAACAGACGGATGTCGAGTCCTTCGAGGCTCTCAAGCCCGATGCCGACGGCTTCCGTAACTACGTCGGCGACGGGGCAGACAGAAGCCCTGAGGACATACTCGTCGACAGGTCGGAGCTTCTCAGCCTGACAGTCCCCGAGATGACGGTTCTCGTCGGCGGAATGCGAGCCCTCGGCGCGAACTACGACGACTCGGATCTGGGAGTCTTCACAGAAGAGCCCGAGACGCTCACAAACGACTTCTTCGTGAATCTCCTCGACAACGGAGTCGAGTGGGAGGAGTCGGGCGAGTCCGGGAACATGACCGTCTACGAGGGACGTGACAGAGACACCGGAGAGGTCGAATGGAAGGGTTCACGTGTCGACCTGGTCTTCGGGTCCAACTCGCGTCTCCGAGCCGTCGCCGACGTCTATGCCTCCCATGACGGGGAGGAGAAGTTCGTCGAGGACTTCGTCGACGCATGGAGTAAAGTTATGAAGCTCGACCGGTTCGACCTGTCTTAA
- a CDS encoding elongation factor 1-beta, whose amino-acid sequence MAKVAAQIKVMPTSPDVDLDSLRERLEGTLPENAKISNVDTEDVAFGLTALIVTVVVPDEAGGTEAVEEAFGDVDDVESVSVEDVGRL is encoded by the coding sequence ATGGCTAAGGTAGCTGCTCAGATCAAGGTTATGCCAACGAGTCCCGACGTCGACCTCGACAGTCTCAGAGAGAGACTCGAAGGGACTCTTCCCGAGAACGCCAAGATAAGCAACGTCGACACCGAGGACGTCGCATTCGGTCTTACCGCACTCATAGTGACCGTCGTCGTCCCCGACGAGGCGGGAGGTACTGAGGCGGTCGAGGAAGCTTTCGGAGACGTCGACGACGTCGAGAGTGTGAGTGTCGAAGACGTCGGAAGGCTTTAG
- a CDS encoding HVO_2753 family zinc finger protein — MSQAEQDQRKSCVSCGITIVGTGYAQFNCPECGHEIYRCSNCRKQGNKYKCPDCGFVGP, encoded by the coding sequence ATGAGCCAAGCAGAACAGGATCAGCGCAAGAGCTGTGTCTCGTGTGGCATCACTATAGTCGGCACGGGATACGCTCAGTTCAACTGTCCCGAATGCGGACACGAGATCTACCGTTGTTCGAACTGCAGAAAACAGGGTAACAAGTACAAGTGCCCCGACTGCGGATTCGTAGGACCGTGA
- the fsa gene encoding fructose-6-phosphate aldolase codes for MKFFIDSADVEEVREAHELGFVDGVTTNPSLVSDTGREYDEIISELDNFVEGPISVEVIATDAEGMIEEAREYDTWGDNIAVKLPMTREGMKALKTLTAEGIDTNVTLVFSPNQALLAAKNGATFVSPFVGRIDDIGHDGMGLIDEISQIYGSYDFETQILVASIRHPKHVKESAKMGADVATLPPSVLDGMFEHPKTDEGLEAFLDDWGDRESPAMK; via the coding sequence ATGAAGTTCTTCATAGACTCAGCAGACGTAGAAGAGGTACGTGAGGCACACGAACTCGGATTCGTAGATGGTGTGACGACGAACCCGTCTCTCGTCTCCGACACGGGACGGGAGTACGACGAGATAATAAGCGAACTCGACAACTTCGTCGAGGGTCCCATAAGCGTCGAGGTCATCGCGACCGACGCCGAGGGGATGATAGAAGAGGCGCGCGAGTACGACACGTGGGGGGACAACATCGCAGTCAAGCTCCCGATGACACGTGAAGGAATGAAGGCACTCAAGACACTCACCGCAGAGGGCATAGACACCAACGTCACACTAGTCTTCTCGCCCAACCAGGCTCTCCTCGCCGCGAAGAACGGCGCGACATTTGTCTCGCCCTTCGTCGGCAGGATAGACGACATAGGACACGACGGAATGGGTCTGATAGACGAGATATCCCAGATCTACGGCTCATACGACTTCGAGACTCAGATACTCGTAGCAAGCATAAGACATCCCAAACACGTCAAGGAGTCGGCTAAGATGGGCGCAGACGTCGCTACACTTCCGCCTAGTGTGCTCGACGGCATGTTCGAGCATCCCAAGACCGACGAGGGACTCGAAGCCTTCCTCGACGACTGGGGAGACCGCGAGAGTCCCGCGATGAAGTAA
- a CDS encoding transketolase family protein yields the protein MSKPPSEHDELPTRNGYGYGLVELGREREDVVALDADLAGSTRGAWFKDENPDRWFNMGIAEQDMMVTAAGMASTGKTAFASTFAIFTERGFEQVRNQIARNDLNVTVAGSHAGLITGQDGESAQAIEDVSIYRTLPNMKVISPGDAVEAEKYVEKIADDDSPVYFRLIREDVPVVFDDDHDPEIGEGTVMRDGDDVTVIAHGAMLHEAIEAGEKLADEGIDARVINMPSIKPLDDDLVVEAAEETQGIVTAEDHSVIGGLGSAVAETVTERCPVPIRRVGVDDTFGESGLPDELYEAYGLTAEDIVESAKELL from the coding sequence ATGTCGAAACCACCTTCTGAACACGACGAACTGCCGACGAGGAACGGATACGGATACGGTCTCGTAGAGCTTGGAAGAGAGAGAGAAGATGTCGTAGCTCTCGACGCCGACCTCGCGGGATCGACACGAGGCGCGTGGTTCAAGGACGAGAACCCCGACCGTTGGTTCAACATGGGTATCGCAGAACAGGACATGATGGTGACCGCCGCGGGAATGGCATCGACAGGAAAGACCGCGTTCGCGAGCACATTCGCTATATTCACCGAGAGGGGCTTCGAACAGGTCAGGAACCAGATAGCGAGGAACGACCTCAACGTGACCGTCGCGGGAAGCCACGCGGGTCTCATCACGGGACAGGACGGAGAGAGTGCCCAGGCGATAGAGGACGTCTCGATATACAGGACTCTCCCCAACATGAAGGTCATCTCGCCCGGCGACGCAGTCGAGGCTGAGAAGTACGTCGAGAAGATCGCAGACGACGACAGTCCGGTCTACTTCCGTCTGATACGTGAGGACGTTCCGGTAGTATTCGACGACGACCACGACCCCGAGATAGGCGAGGGTACCGTGATGAGAGACGGAGACGACGTGACCGTAATCGCACACGGAGCCATGCTCCACGAGGCGATAGAGGCGGGAGAGAAGCTCGCCGACGAGGGTATAGACGCTCGTGTCATCAACATGCCGTCGATAAAGCCCCTCGACGACGATCTGGTGGTAGAAGCCGCCGAGGAGACGCAAGGCATAGTCACCGCCGAGGATCACTCTGTGATAGGAGGACTCGGAAGCGCGGTCGCCGAGACTGTCACAGAGAGATGTCCCGTTCCTATCAGACGTGTCGGAGTCGACGACACCTTCGGGGAGTCGGGTCTTCCCGACGAACTCTACGAGGCGTACGGTCTCACGGCAGAAGACATAGTCGAGTCGGCAAAGGAGTTACTTTAA
- a CDS encoding transketolase, with protein sequence MTQKEKTAYENYEERARQTRKEILKMTNAAGSGHPGGSLSATEMLIWLYNEELDVDPENPDAGDRDRLIYSKGHACPAYYSVLARQGFFSDDELMKFRGFDELLQGHSSMKIPGVDFSSGSLGQGLSFANGIALAGKLDGADYHVYAMLGDGEVQEGAVWEAAMTAGDKSIDNLTVVVDNNGVQNDRPVEESKTIEPLDDKFESFGWYVTDCDGHDFDSIREAFEDIDENRDDEPAVVISHSTKGKGISFMEEELSGFHGKAPNDEQLRKGLRELGFEEEAEEI encoded by the coding sequence ATGACACAGAAAGAGAAAACAGCTTACGAGAACTACGAAGAGCGAGCTAGACAGACACGTAAGGAGATACTCAAGATGACGAACGCAGCGGGGTCGGGACATCCCGGAGGGTCGCTCTCGGCGACCGAGATGCTGATCTGGCTCTACAACGAGGAGCTAGATGTCGATCCCGAAAATCCCGACGCAGGCGACAGGGACAGGCTAATCTACAGCAAGGGACACGCCTGCCCAGCCTACTACTCCGTCCTCGCGAGACAGGGCTTCTTCTCCGACGACGAGCTAATGAAGTTCCGCGGCTTCGACGAGCTACTCCAGGGGCACTCTAGCATGAAGATACCCGGTGTCGACTTCTCGTCGGGGTCGCTCGGACAGGGTCTGTCGTTCGCCAACGGTATCGCGCTCGCGGGCAAGCTCGACGGTGCTGACTACCACGTCTACGCGATGCTCGGAGACGGAGAAGTACAGGAAGGTGCCGTCTGGGAGGCGGCTATGACCGCGGGAGACAAGTCGATAGACAACCTCACCGTAGTCGTCGACAACAACGGAGTACAGAACGACCGTCCCGTCGAGGAGTCGAAGACGATAGAGCCTCTCGACGACAAGTTCGAGTCGTTCGGCTGGTACGTCACCGACTGTGACGGACACGACTTCGACTCGATACGTGAGGCGTTCGAGGATATAGACGAGAACCGCGACGACGAGCCCGCCGTGGTAATCTCCCACTCGACGAAGGGCAAGGGAATCTCGTTCATGGAGGAGGAGCTCTCGGGATTCCACGGAAAGGCACCGAACGACGAACAGCTCAGGAAAGGACTCAGGGAACTCGGATTCGAGGAAGAAGCGGAGGAGATATAG
- the rpe gene encoding ribulose-phosphate 3-epimerase, which yields MVKIAPSLLSADFSHLADEVEKVEEADMLHLDVMDGHFVPNITFGPLVLDSLDPVTDLSFDTHLMIENPDDYISEFADAGADTLTVHEETCVHLHRTVQRIHDEGMDAGVAINPATPATVLDEVLSDLDRVLVMSVNPGFGGQEFLPGVLDKVEEIDSKSDVEIEIDGGVGVGNARDCVEAGVDVLVSGSSIFGSDSPAEAMRDIRNAAEEKQ from the coding sequence ATGGTCAAGATAGCACCATCGTTACTCTCAGCAGACTTCTCACATCTCGCCGATGAGGTCGAGAAAGTCGAGGAAGCCGACATGTTACACCTCGACGTCATGGACGGTCATTTCGTTCCCAACATCACGTTCGGTCCCCTCGTTCTCGACTCGCTCGACCCGGTCACAGATCTGTCTTTCGACACCCATCTGATGATAGAAAATCCCGACGACTACATATCAGAGTTCGCCGACGCGGGTGCCGATACTCTCACAGTCCATGAGGAAACGTGTGTCCATCTCCACAGAACTGTACAGAGGATACACGACGAAGGCATGGACGCGGGTGTGGCGATAAACCCCGCGACTCCTGCGACCGTCTTAGACGAAGTTCTGAGCGACCTCGACCGCGTTCTCGTGATGTCGGTCAACCCCGGCTTCGGAGGACAGGAGTTCCTCCCGGGTGTACTCGACAAGGTCGAGGAGATAGACTCGAAGTCGGACGTCGAGATAGAGATCGACGGCGGAGTGGGAGTCGGGAACGCACGCGACTGCGTCGAGGCTGGTGTCGACGTACTCGTGTCCGGCTCTTCTATATTCGGCTCTGACAGCCCGGCAGAAGCCATGAGAGACATAAGAAACGCAGCCGAGGAGAAACAATGA
- a CDS encoding FAD-dependent oxidoreductase — protein sequence MSEYVIIGDGIAGSTAAETLREESDSAEITVITDEPEPLYNRINIKEYAKGKMPEEEIRMHDEEWYDENDIDLMLNTRVNRIDNDNSQVILHNEETVEYDKLLVAAGGKPWNLPVPHGDADGIHNFWTFVDSRRIRRDAEEADSGVIVGAGLLGIDFAYAMGENDVDAKYLMRGDRWWRYGIDKDGAEIIHDELRSIGVEPVFQEGVERFGVDRMGSVEECVGTSGEVYDCDIAGVCIGLDLNTDLMEGTEVETNDGIVVDETLQTKDEDIYAAGDIAEFYDPITQEYKTNGSWDSAMAQGERAAKNMLNPDDAEAFEFVSTYSVAHFSMPFISLGSPPMADTYESRRYGEKEYRRLCYKDGRLIGAILIGNVRPVGKLTKIIEDKMDIEGHEHELLEEEVDLASIMA from the coding sequence ATGTCTGAATACGTAATTATCGGAGACGGAATCGCGGGATCGACCGCGGCAGAGACGCTTAGGGAGGAGTCTGACTCCGCAGAGATCACGGTTATTACCGACGAGCCCGAGCCGCTCTACAACCGTATAAACATAAAGGAGTACGCCAAGGGCAAGATGCCCGAGGAAGAGATCAGGATGCACGACGAGGAGTGGTACGACGAGAACGACATCGACCTGATGCTCAACACACGTGTCAACAGGATAGACAACGACAACAGCCAGGTCATACTCCACAACGAGGAGACAGTCGAGTACGACAAGCTCCTCGTCGCAGCGGGAGGTAAGCCGTGGAACCTTCCCGTACCACACGGAGACGCCGACGGAATACACAACTTCTGGACCTTCGTCGACTCGCGCAGAATAAGGAGAGACGCCGAGGAAGCCGACTCGGGCGTCATAGTCGGAGCGGGTCTCCTCGGTATAGACTTCGCGTACGCGATGGGGGAGAATGACGTCGACGCGAAGTATCTCATGAGAGGAGACAGATGGTGGAGGTACGGCATCGACAAGGACGGCGCTGAGATAATCCACGACGAGCTAAGATCGATAGGAGTCGAGCCCGTCTTCCAGGAGGGCGTCGAGAGGTTCGGAGTCGACCGCATGGGAAGCGTCGAGGAGTGTGTCGGAACCTCGGGAGAGGTCTACGACTGTGACATAGCCGGCGTCTGTATAGGACTCGACCTCAACACCGATCTCATGGAGGGAACCGAGGTCGAGACAAACGACGGCATAGTCGTCGACGAGACACTCCAGACGAAGGACGAGGACATCTACGCCGCGGGAGACATAGCCGAATTCTACGATCCGATTACACAGGAGTACAAGACGAACGGTTCCTGGGACTCAGCGATGGCACAGGGCGAGCGCGCCGCGAAGAACATGCTCAACCCCGACGACGCCGAGGCATTCGAGTTCGTCTCAACCTACTCGGTCGCCCATTTCTCGATGCCGTTCATATCGCTCGGAAGCCCGCCGATGGCTGACACCTACGAGTCGAGGAGGTACGGCGAGAAGGAGTACAGAAGACTGTGCTACAAGGACGGACGTCTCATCGGTGCGATACTCATAGGAAACGTACGTCCCGTCGGAAAGCTCACGAAGATAATAGAGGACAAGATGGACATCGAGGGACACGAGCACGAGCTCCTCGAAGAGGAGGTTGACCTTGCCTCGATAATGGCTTAA
- a CDS encoding thioesterase family protein produces the protein MEHTFSTRVRWRHTDASGQIHFASVFRYFEDAEMELLREAGWSLDRLHDEGYDIPRANAEANYNDALGYDDEIEVVARVEETGETSFTVGFEVYKNGDDDPAVEGEITPVVVEEGDWTPTEPPEGFFESID, from the coding sequence ATGGAACACACGTTTTCGACACGAGTGAGATGGAGACACACCGACGCCTCGGGACAGATACATTTCGCGAGCGTCTTCAGGTACTTCGAGGACGCAGAGATGGAGCTTCTGAGAGAGGCGGGCTGGTCGCTCGACCGACTCCATGACGAGGGCTATGACATACCCAGAGCCAACGCCGAGGCTAACTACAACGACGCCTTAGGATACGACGATGAGATCGAGGTCGTGGCTCGGGTCGAAGAGACAGGAGAGACTTCTTTCACTGTCGGATTCGAGGTCTACAAGAACGGTGACGACGATCCTGCGGTAGAGGGCGAGATCACTCCCGTAGTCGTCGAGGAAGGAGACTGGACACCCACTGAGCCGCCCGAGGGATTCTTCGAGTCGATAGACTGA
- a CDS encoding type II toxin-antitoxin system RelE/ParE family toxin: protein MSDDYTVLLHPDVEEVLEAVDEKTERIIRENLGYLADDPYPGAGLGDKERLPIDGDDRYRMHIGRTWTAFYDIYEDNSEVGVLEILQIDEAHDRYGF, encoded by the coding sequence ATGTCTGACGACTATACAGTACTCCTCCACCCGGACGTTGAGGAGGTTCTCGAAGCTGTCGACGAGAAAACTGAACGGATAATACGTGAGAACCTCGGATATCTCGCCGATGACCCTTATCCGGGGGCTGGACTGGGTGATAAAGAACGTCTTCCTATCGACGGTGATGACCGCTACCGGATGCATATTGGTCGTACCTGGACGGCGTTCTACGATATATACGAAGACAACAGCGAGGTGGGTGTCCTCGAAATACTCCAAATAGACGAAGCACACGACCGGTACGGTTTCTAA